From one Sparus aurata chromosome 16, fSpaAur1.1, whole genome shotgun sequence genomic stretch:
- the trip11 gene encoding thyroid receptor-interacting protein 11 → MSSWLGGIGSGLGQSLGQVGGSLSSFTGQISNFTKDMLLEGVEEVGDAVTELQVSNSKLAEVEASFTTQKSEYDRLRKLYAELEEKLEASEIQIKAQSAEYRTLLQQKDVEISHLKARQSGLQEEFQKLQHSAQSAAIGPAMLPVTTASSTTTSSSVSSYLPQHSGSHQGFHGDEMDLSDVIWSQQEINRLSTEVMRLEAEVAHWRRMSQTSAAAGSGTGDQGEILKLQRTIKDLREEMSREVDEHQHELAAVQDSQRQKMADITRRHRDELAEYEERIEELEEQIQSGGSQPTSPSDSKVPELQKTISSLQEAADQREKQLAELSASLEEAQRNEASLQLERDDALEENAGLLQNYTRLQASVTELQTRVQEQEGKALQKVQLEHEIQALRKNLAASEKEIERLSSLTVAEPKEEVEHADILELNTIIGTLRQEKEVLEQEKLNLQERLKKAEDQTVSNNETDSGESEALEDLRAELERREKVLRNTEEERDTLMSELEELDRQNQDATQHMISVKGQLKKAEAELTSLSAELNTTKDKNEALKQELETQKEKISQSAFTLNDLHMGKQQLEGSVKELKDKLGHAQEQNREARREIAELKKTLQEREEQLSVAKAEQDQAGDRATEVQGANEVLAGKERELSDLRRELDEMRSSQEKVLSEDYELKMENRRLKEMKESQGSLKRTVLEKDTRIEALKLEKTQLEGELRQAESKITQQAKQYQQTIEELTRARSMDASALQMEHERAIKLNQDKDMEIAQLKRDMEQVASDHRDTNEMLSITVAGQKQLTDLLQEKDAFTETLKQNASDLQMEMENRITVMTKEAEALKQVLDEKEKQVGGMKEENSHLKEEIDRLRDQQSRPQSLAEPRTLDIITELETEITQLKASRSRLEDEVQTLRRTLEEQQGSLLLSQQSLQAQQTELEQAHARHQQTTQNYDRLIHARDEEISNLQQMVDQLSESRSRADSPPVQGDVILQEEKTQTLNQENGNEKHDLSKVEIEKLVRGIKEKETEISQLNEKNLSLTKQLDQLVVSRDEVGKLSQMILQKDLEIQALHARVSMGVGGGHNQDVLFLQQQLQAYAVEREQVLAVLNEKTRENSQLRSDHHRLMDMIAGKEAALVKLQQENQRLSNMSDPSGSQEMFKETIQNLSRIIREKDIEIDALTQKCQTLVTVLQTSGGESGAGSGGVSSNQFEELLQERDTLKQQVKKMEEWKQQVITTVKNMQHESAQLQEELIKLQGQVTADSDCSSKLTVDYTRLIQSYEQKERRLGSLSQELAQVQQTITQLSTTKEVLLGKLDSVAQTPEAVAAQSSAPSLTVDAPSHQTSPTADSERLQDEVVRLRAQLAEKDNMIRTIQENNHRLSNSASASESEQRSQAEETRQVRERLDALQRSVREKDLLIKSKSDQLNQVSESLRNRENDNEVLKQAVTNLKERALILEMDGRKLKEENELVAARSREKESEFRALQETNMQVSLLLREKEFEMSAVSEKAATMEKMLKDKDQGKTGELNQLLNELKSMQEKAVLFQQERDQVMMALKQKQMETTAVQTELHHMRDKEQRLNLELERLRNHLLEIEDSYTREALAAEDRETELRRRVAMLDQKLATSSNAVENASQHASMQVESLQEQLNGVVKQRDDALIHLRTSQEQVNQYAVSLSNLQMVLEQFQQEEKAMYSAELERHKKEKEEWRRKAQRLEDQASALQINLDEANAALDSASRLTDQLDLKEEQLEELKRQVDLRQEMLEEAQRKLMNLLNSTEGKIDKVLMRNLFLGYFHTPKTKRADVLRLMGSVLGLTREDVDKMLVDDGRHGVTGWMSSWLGGRGAQSVPNTPQRPTSGQGLNSSFSEMFVKFLEIESTPSLPAPRLPVHDIKPLGAPPSRRTSGAASSTFAGAAALGKRPGESNPFLAPRSAAVPLLAGSGSGGSGGHLLMKPISDALPTFTPVPVSAEASAGAVLKDLLKQ, encoded by the exons ATGCTGTCACAGAGCTGCAGGTGTCCAATTCTAAGCTGGCCGAAGTCGAGGCTTCGTTCACCACTCAGAAATCTGAG TATGACAGACTAAGAAAGCTCTATGCAGAGCtcgaggagaagctggaggcaTCCGAGATCCAGATTAAAGCGCAGTCTGCAGAGTACAGAACCCTGCTGCAACAGAAAGAC GTGGAGATCAGTCACCTGAAGGCTCGGCAGAGCGGGCTCCAGGAAGAATTCCAGAAGCTGCAGCATTCGGCTCAGTCCGCCGCCATCGGTCCCGCAATGCTGCCAGTCACCACTGCTTCCTCAACCACTACctcctcttctgtttcctcttACCTGCCACAGCACTCAGGGTCCCATCAGGGCTTCCACGGCGATGAGATGGACCTCAGTGACGTCATCTGGTCGCAGCAGGAGATCAACCGGCTGTCGACAGAGGTCATGCGTCTGGAGGCGGAGGTGGCTCACTGGAGGCGAATGTCTCAG aCATCAGCGGCAGCAGGATCTGGTACCGGCGACCAGGGTGAGATTCTCAAACTTCAAAGAACTATCAAG GATCTGCGAGAAGAGATGAGTCGTGAGGTGGATGAACACCAGCATGAACTGGCTGCTGTGCAGGACTCCCAGCGGCAGAAGATGGCTGACATCACACGACGACATAGAGACGAGttagcagagtacgaggagaggatagaggagctggaggaacaGATTCAGAGTG GCGGAAGTCAACCCACTTCGCCATCAGACTCCAAGGTGCCAGAACTCCAGAAAACCATCAGCTCTCTGCAGGAAGCCGCAGATCAGCGGGAGAAGCAGCTGGCCGAGCTGTCTGCCAGTCTGGAGGAGGCACAGAGGAATGAGGCCTCgctgcagctggagagagaCGATGCCCTTGAAGAAAACGCCGGGCTGCTGCAGAACTACACGCGGCTGCAGGCCTCCGTCACCGAGCTTCAGACGCGAGTGCAAGAGCAGGAGGGGAAGGCTCTGCAGAAAGTCCAGCTAGAGCACGAGATACAAGCGTTGAGGAAAAACCTCGCAG CCTCAGAAAAAGAAATAGAGAGACTGAGTAGCCTGACTGTG GCAGAACCAAAGGAAGAAGTTGAGCACGCTGACATCTTAGAACTGAACACTATCATTGGGACGTTGAGACAAGAGAAGGAAGTCCTAGAACAAGAAAAG ctGAATCTGCAAGAAAGACTGAAGAAGGCCGAGGACCAAACAGTTAGCAATAATGAAACCGACTCTGGTGAATCGGAGGCTTTGGAGGATCTGAGGGCcgagctggagaggagagaaaaggtcCTCAGAAACACGGAGGAGGAACGAGACACCCTGATGTCCGAGCTGGAGGAACTCGACCGACAGAACCAGGACGCAACACAG CATATGATCTCTGTGAAGGGGCAGCTGAAGAaggcagaggcagagctgaCGAGTCTGAGTGCCGAGCTGAACACGACCAAAGACAAGAATGAGGCACTGAAGCAAGAGCTGGAGACCCAAAAAGAGAAAATTAGTCAGAGCGCCTTCACCCTCAACGACCTGCATATGGGCAAACAGCAGCTGGAAGGATCAGTGAAGGAGCTGAAGGACAAACTGGGACATGCACAGGAGCAGAACAGGGAGGCACGTAGAGAAATCgcagagctgaagaagactttacaggagagagaggagcaacTGTCTGTTGCTAAAGCAGAGCAAGATCAGGCTGGAGACAGAGCAACTGAGGTACAGGGAGCTAACGAGGTGCTGGCAGGGAAGGAGAGGGAGTTGTCAGACCTCAGAAGAGAACTGGACGAGATGCGGAGCTCCCAGGAGAAGGTGCTGTCTGAGGACTATGAGCTGAAGATGGAAAACAGAAGGTTGAAAGAGATGAAGGAAAGCCAGGGGTCTCTGAAAAGGACAGTACTGGAGAAGGACACTCGTATCGAAGCGCTGAAGCTGGAGAAAACTCAACTGGAGGGTGAGCTGAGGCAGGCAGAGAGCAAAATAACACAACAGGCGAAACAGTACCAGCAGACCATCGAGGAGTTGACTCGAGCGCGATCTATGGATGCCTCGGCTTTACAGATGGAGCATGAGCGAGCCATCAAACTCAACCAGGACAAAGACATGGAGATAGCGCAGCTGAAGAGGGACATGGAGCAGGTGGCGTCCGACCACAGAGACACCAACGAGATGCTGTCGATCACAGTTGCAGGGCAGAAACAGCTAACAGATTTACTGCAGGAGAAAGACGCCTTCACGGAGACTTTGAAGCAAAACGCTTCCGACTtgcagatggagatggagaacAGAATTACGGTTATGACGAAGGAAGCAGAAGCTCTCAAACAGGTGTTGGACGAAAAGGAGAAACAGGTGGGAGGGATGAAGGAGGAGAACAGCCATTTGAAAGAGGAGATTGACCGACTGAGGGATCAGCAGAGCAGGCCTCAGTCTCTCGCTGAGCCCAGGACCTTAGACATTATCACAGAGCTGGAGACGGAGATCACCCAGCTCAAGGCCTCCAGGAGTCGTCTGGAAGACGAGGTCCAAACTCTGAGGAGAACtttggaggagcagcagggctcTCTCCTACTGTCACAGCAGTCCCTCCAAGCTCAGCAGACTGAGCTCGAGCAGGCTCATGCTCGCCACCAGCAGACCACCCAGAACTACGACAGACTCATCCATGCCCGAGATGAAGAGATATCCAACCTCCAGCAGATGGTGGATCAGCTCAGTGAGAGTAGAAGTCGTGCCGACTCCCCCCCTGTGCAGGGAGATGTcatcctgcaggaggagaagaccCAGACTCTAAATCAGGAGAACGGCAACGAGAAGCACGACCTGTCTAAGGTTGAAATAGAAAAACTGGTGCGGGGCAtcaaagagaaagagactgaGATCAGCCAGCTGAACGAGAAGAACCTCTCACTGACCAAACAGCTGGATCAGCTGGTTGTATCGCGCGATGAAGTGGGCAAACTGTCCCAGATGATCCTGCAGAAGGATCTGGAGATCCAGGCGCTTCATGCCAGAGTGTCCATGGGTGTAGGTGGTGGACACAACCAGGACGTCTTGTTcttacagcagcagctgcaggcctATGCTGTGGAGAGAGAGCAAGTGCTAGCCGTGCTCAACGAGAAGACCAGGGAGAACAGCCAGCTTCGCTCCGACCATCACCGTCTCATGGACATGATCGCAGGAAAGGAGGCGGCGTTGGTGAAGCTTCAGCAGGAGAACCAACGCCTCTCCAACATGAGTGATCCCTCGGGAAGTCAAGAGATGTTCAAGGAGACCATCCAGAACCTGTCCCGCATCATCAGGGAGAAGGACATAGAGATTGACGCGTTGACCCAGAAGTGCCAAACCCTGGTGACTGTCCTCCAGACCTCAGGGGGAGAGTCCGGTGCCGGATCCGGAGGCGTCAGCAGCAACCAGTttgaggagctgctgcaggagagggaCACACTGAAGCAACAGGTGAAAAAGAtggaggagtggaagcagcAGGTGATCACCACAGTCAAGAACATGCAGCATGAGTCGGCTCAGCTGCAGGAGGAACTGATCAAACTGCAGGGTCAGGTCACCGCTGACAGCGACTGCAGCTCCAAGCTGACCGTGGACTACACTCGACTGATCCAGAGCTATGAGCAGAAAGAAAGGAGGCTTGGAAGTCTCAGTCAGGAACTGGCTCAGGTTCAGCAGACCATCACACAGCTCAGCACCACCAAGGAAGTCCTGCTGGGTAAACTTGACAGCGTAGCACAGACTCCTGAAGCTGTCGCTGCTCAGTCCAGTGCACCTTCTCTCACAGTCGATGCTCCAAGCCACCAGACGTCTCCAACAGCAGACAGCGAGAGACTGCAGGATGAAGTCGTACGTTTGCGAGCTCAGTTGGCTGAGAAGGACAACATGATCAGGACTATTCAGGAGAACAACCACCGGCTCTCCAATTCAGCATCTGCCTCGGAGAGCGAGCAAAGAAGTCAAGCAGAGGAGACTCGGCAGGTCAGAGAGAGGCTGGACGCCCTGCAGAGGTCTGTGAGGGAGAAAGACCTGCTTATCAAATCAAAAAGCGACCAGCTAAATCAGGTTAGCGAGTCCCTGCGCAACCGCGAGAATGACAACGAGGTGCTGAAGCAGGCTGTGACCAACCTGAAAGAGCGTGCTCTTATTCTGGAAATGGATGGGAGGAAGCTGAAGGAGGAGAACGAGCTGGTGGCCGCACGCTCTCGAGAGAAAGAGTCTGAGTTCAGAGCGCTGCAGGAAACCAACATGCAGGTTTCCCTCCTGCTGAGAGAGAAGGAGTTTGAAATGAGCGCCGTGAGCGAGAAGGCTGCAACTATGGAGAAGATGCTCAAGGACAAAGATCAG GGTAAGACTGGCGAGCTGAATCAACTCCTGAATGAACTGAAGTCCATGCAGGAGAAAGCCGTGCTGTTCCAGCAGGAGAGGGATCAGGTGATGATGGCACTCAAGCAGAAACAAATGGAGACCACTGCAGTACAAACTGAG CTTCATCATATGAGGGATAAAGAGCAGCGTCTCAACCTGGAGCTGGAAAGGTTGCGTAATCACCTCTTGGAGATTGAGGACTCGTACACGAGAGAAGCCCTCGCAGCAGAAGACAGGGAGACGGAATTGCGCAGGAGGGTGGCGATGCTGGATCAGAAACTGGCCACATCTTCGAATGCTGTGGAGAACGCCAG CCAACATGCCAGTATGCAGGTGGAGTCTCTGCAGGAGCAGCTGAATGGAGTGGTGAAGCAGAGGGACGACGCACTCATCCACCTCAGAACGTCTCAGGAGCAGGTCAACCAGTATGCAGTTTCGCTCTCCAACCTGCAGATGGTGCTAGAGCAGTTTCAACAAG AAGAGAAAGCTATGTACTCAGCAGAGCTTGAGAGGCacaagaaggagaaggaggagtggAGAAGAAAAGCCCAGAGGTTGGAAGATCAAGCATCTGCTCTGCAG ATTAACCTTGATGAAGCCAACGCTGCTCTCGATTCAGCATCTCGCCTCACAGATCAGCTCGATCTGAAGGAGGAGCAACTGGAGGAGCTGAAAAGACAAG TGGATCTGAGACAGGAGATGTTGGAGGAGGCGCAGAGGAAACTGATGAACCTCCTGAACAGCACGGAGGGGAAGATAGACAA AGTCCTGATGCGTAACCTGTTCTTGGGATACTTCCACACACCTAAAACCAAGCGTGCCGATGtgctgaggctcatgggaagTGTTCTTGGACTGACCCGAGAAGATGTTGACAAG ATGCTGGTGGATGACGGACGACACGGTGTTACCGGATGGATGTCGAGCTGGCTGGGAGGCCGAGGAGCTCAAAGTGTCCCAAACACTCCTCAGAGGCCCACAAGTGGCCAGGGGCTCAACTCG TCCTTCTCTGAGATGTTTGTAAAGTTCCTGGAGATTGAGTCGACCCCTTCACTGCCGGCACCGAGGCTTCCAGTCCATGATATTAAGCCTCTGGGCGCCCCGCCTTCGAGAAGAACCAGCGGTGCTGCTTCCAGCACCTTCGCAG GAGCTGCAGCACTCGGCAAGCGGCCCGGCGAGTCCAATCCTTTCCTGGCCCCTCGCTCCGCCGCGGTGCCGCTTCTAGCTGGTTCCGGCTCTGGCGGCTCAGGAGGTCACCTGCTGATGAAGCCCATCTCCGATGCCCTGCCCACCTTCACGCCTGTGCCGGTCTCAGCTGAGGCCAGCGCTGGAGCTGTGCTCAAAGACTTGTTAAAGCAGTGA